Genomic window (Nymphaea colorata isolate Beijing-Zhang1983 chromosome 1, ASM883128v2, whole genome shotgun sequence):
taagtgaaaataaatgaaccaCGTTACAGAAAAATAATGACAAACTCAGTACTAAAGTACAATAGAATGCAGAGAAAGCAAAAACAGAGTCAGAAGGAAATAGTAGAAAGTGGACCTACATAGGGATCAAGGATATGCAATATAGATGAAAAAGCAGTCACAAGTACAAAATCCATGATGTGAAAGGCATGCAGCGCAAAAAAGGGAGCTACCTGCCTCCACCCTTGCTGGCCAGATGTACCTTCTACTTTCATTGGCATTTCAGGAGCACCAATCAACTTGTTCCAGAGTAAAGATACAACAGAAAAGCATAACTCCTGCTTCTCCGCAAGGACAGATCTTAAAAGAATTTGTGCTTTACAGCTGAATCCAGCATATCCATCCATAGTTAAAAAATTAGCAAGATCTAATGCATCAACTGGAAGATTTGTCACAGTTTTTCTAGATTCATTTAGGATGACATTAGTCAGGAGTCTCGCCTTCCCAGATTTTAAGGATCCCTCCGTTGCAGTAACTTCTTTCCTCTTGGAGGAGGAAGATGCTGCGTTTTCTTTAGAAGTATCAGCATTTGGCCATTTCAACTGTCTTTGCACTTTGTAGAAAACATTGGACACCTTCCTGTCTGGCACATGCAGCATGTGTGCCTCCAGTGATTCTGCCTTATCAACAATTGATGCAACAGTTTTCCCATGAATGTCAATAAGGTGATAAAGTGAAGACGCTTTGTTGAATATCTCTTTATCCCATTTGCATCTCATTAGAATGGATAATGAATGCATACAAGGCTTGGATCTTCTAAACAACTCGGAAACATGGGCAGCAACCATAGCAGCAGGGACTATCTCATTTGAACCATAACTCCATGAGGCGCCAATTGACGATGGCTTCAGTGAAAAGAGGTCCTCTAAAATTCCTAAAAACCTACGGGTATGACAAACTGCTGGATACacatcatttcttaaatcagaaTCTGTTTCATTAATGTTTGCCATATTAAGTGTGCCTCTAGAACTAGACTGTATGTTATTTTGTGAAATAAGTGGAAACAACTGAAGCTCACACGCAAGAGCACAAGCTGCTGCAAGCACATAAGAGTCGAATGCAGCTACTGGTCCTTTCTTTTTGTTAGCATGACCTGGCTGTCCTCCATTAGAAGCTGTGTCAAGTGATGGACTTTCAACACTCTGACCATTAGATGtactttttgttccttttggcAGAGCTTCATGACCAATACAACCTGCCAACACTACAAACAACAGACGGGAGGCAAGATCTGGTGAAGCATTTGACTCAACAAATAAAGAGTGGACCATCATGCGAAACTCCGCCAGAGCAAGATTTTTATGGTTTGACCCTTTTCTGTAATTAGCCTTCCTTGACTTTTCTGTGCTTTCCCATGAAGGATGCAGAGGAAATGTTCTTCTTAGAATTGCTTCAACCGTAGCAAAAAATATCCTCATTAGACATGCTTCAGCAGGACCACCTCTAGGCAGATATTCCAAGATTTTGAGAAGTGGAAGGTAAAGATTCCATGACAGAACTGGTGGCTGCAATGGGGTGGCAACCACAATTTCTGGCAAATCAATACTCGATGAACTAAGTGAAATTAAGCCATATGCAGCTTCCCAAATCGTACAAATTCTCCATTCAACCTCAGGACCATGGGCACAAAACAGTGATGCAATTCCTTGAGCTGTAGCTTCAATGGTAGCTTCCAATGCTTGAGATTCAGTCTGGTCGGATTGCTGAAGTGAAAGGGTTGGAAACAATTGATGAGTAACTCATTAACAATGCACTATCTTATATTTGTATCAACTAATATACAAAGAAATCTAGTCTGCACTTAATGAAACTAAGAAGACaaataaggggaaaaaaactGTCTGAACCTTGACTACCTGCTTTCTGTAGCATGATGACAAGCTTCCAAGAGTTCCATGCTGGATGTCAACACCTATACCATGccgaagaagaggaaaaagtaATGAAGGCAGAGAAAGTATTCGGAAAAGCAAAGCTGCCGCTGCATCTGCAGCGATTCCTGCTCGCATGGACATTGCTGTTCCAATAGCACGAAGAAAATGCAAATACATCCAGTTTCTTGGAAGCTACACCATAGGATCAAGGGAAAATCAGGAGGAACACAGTATTACTAGCTGATTCTAAAAGtaaaatatttctggaaaataAATTGCAAATATTATGTTCCATCCATCATATAATTTCAAAAgattcgagaaaaaaaaaatacaaaagaaaggaaggaaaaagttaaaagagaaTCTAGAAGGAAGACATGGCTCAAGTTACCTAGAATGCTCAACCATATGAGCTTAATGCAGCATAGCAGTTTTATGCACAAATACTAAACTAGACACTCAAAATGCATCTAGAAGCTAAACACAGAAATTTGTTTTCACTTGTTCCAACAAAAGGCCCAGGAAATAAAATGCTTCCAGTACACAGTTCCTATTGCAACTCAAGAAGAATTATTAGTGAAATtactgtatatatatgtgtgtgtgtgtgtgcatttaCTTTCAAGGAGAAGGTTGCCGTAGCTACACTGTTAGCCACTGCTAACATGAACACCTCCTTACAAGAGGCACCCgataacacacacacaccttaCCCTAATCCCCGATTAGGGTCTTCGCATCCCAGAAGGTAAAACACTCAATATTCTTCATTCTCTCAACTAAGGTCCTTCGACCTTGTTTACAAGCACTATTCGATCAGCCTCCTGAGGATCTGATCCATTTTATACCTGGTGCCTAACAATACTCCCCTCTTGAAAAACACCTCGTCCTCAAGGTGTGCTTAGcttgttgaattagaagagtttatgtttctaggtggttctttgcaatatttaatagttaggaggtctctttaaacattcctctattttctgttgatgtactttgtaaacctctcttcaaccctaatctctttattatggagattagggttagtgaacgGATTAACGATTCTCTCTTTAAGGCTGCcggctgtaacatggtatcagagccggcgaTCTCCACCCTTCTCCGCCGGCGGCTGTCTTGATTTTCCGGcgaccccttctcctcttcctctcccatctcttcccacttcttctcttcctctatccttcctttctctcttctctttgcTGATCAAAAGATAGTGAAGCAGCGTggaaggggaacctaatcacatgtgagaggtatgtgtgattaggtcccTAACGTGGATGTAGTGGAGCATAAGCAACTGCGTGGAAGTTGCAGTGGAAAGTTGTAAGTCAGATCTAGCTTCGTGGATGaatagcagcacatggactccattaTTATTCAGATCTAGGCTCGTGGAAAAGTAGCTGCATGTGGATTCTTGTTCAGATCTGGGCTCGTGTTAGATTAACTGCACgtggaccatattcttatcatttttttttgctgactATGGAAAAGTGGCTGCAAGTGGAGTAGTTGCACGCTGGGTAtatttttttcagattgaaTGTCTGTTTTATAATCTGGCAGACTGatttgaacaacaaagtttttttacATAGAAGCCTGGTGGACTGTTTTGAACGGCAAGTTCatatattcttgttcatttattgattgttgtgattggtggactgatttactgaGCAGCATgttcatacaaatttttttaaggactgcttttggtgcgaaatatatatatatatatatatatatatatatatatatatatattctgctgcctaagttttctcaagttgattgCTACATGCTATACTCTTGATTGTATCATAGTGCAACCAGATTAAGACAGAGATGCAATATGAGCATAAAAACACAAgcaatctcttttcttataGCTCTACTGTAAacttagatggatctaactatgagatttggtcccgtgtatttatgatgtctgtgattggacatcggAAGGAACATGTTATAGAAAAAGATGAGCCTGTGATGAATAGTGGAAGATATAGTTCATGGAAGGAAGATAACAACATTGTcctgtcatggatcatgaatagtgtgcaaccacagATTACCTCtattattgcatattatacctctgccaaacaaatgtgggattttttgaagcaaacgtactcaaatgaaaagaatgttagcaaaaTCTTGCAGGTGGAGGaagaattacttaatttgcgacagggtgaccaaagtcttgctcagtacttcgcttccaTCAAGTCAATCTATGAAAGACTTAAAGCTTTGCGTCCTCCATGTCCTACATGCCACAagactcatggtgaacagtctataGTGGCAAAGTTTCTACAGGGTCTCTCTCTCGAGTATGCAGTAGCAAAGACACAGATGTTAACTGGAGCAGAAATTCCTGACCTAGCTGAGGCTTATAACAGACTCAACCGTCTTGCTGTGACTCTTTCTCTGCCTTCCACCACTGTTACTCCCTCTGCTTTGGTAGCTTCAGGAGGCCGTTGACGTAATTTCTTCAGGGGGAGGGGCATAGGTCgagggtcaggaggaggtcaTGAGAGATTTCAGTGCGCCTTTTGTGAGAAAATATGGCATTTGGAaaacagatgttgggataaacatggtcctCCTTCCGCTATACCCTTAGGAAGaggtgttgcatctaagcaaGGCAAAAATTCATTACAGTCTCCTATTGGGTCTATccaggcagcttcatcagtagtagaggggtctttatcttcttccaatcctgagactgtgactgtgaatatcaacaagtcaga
Coding sequences:
- the LOC116246362 gene encoding protein GIGANTEA-like isoform X3 — translated: MAFNTHPSSGLLPRMSNNTRHKLWLMLSILVSLLRRGFLMRLMSLFTVDLFLWAMNQMIRKRYPSKEVCLLDNVLATFVLHHPEHGHTVIHPILSCIIDGTLLYDKNDPPFSSFISLFSPKCENDYLERWALACGEILRVLSHYNRPIYKVEKQSGESERSSSGYQASTSNRHKKEDVHPLEHERKPLRPLTPWITDILLAAPLGIQSDYFRWCGGVMGKYAAGGELKPPTTAVSSQSGKHPQLMPSTPRWAVANGAGVILSVCDEEVARYETPNLTAAAVPALLLPPPTTDLDEHLIAGLPALEPYARLFHRYYAIATPSATQHLLLGLLEAPPSWSPDALDAAVQLVELLRAAEDHATGMRLPRNWMYLHFLRAIGTAMSMRAGIAADAAAALLFRILSLPSLLFPLLRHGIGVDIQHGTLGSLSSCYRKQQSDQTESQALEATIEATAQGIASLFCAHGPEVEWRICTIWEAAYGLISLSSSSIDLPEIVVATPLQPPVLSWNLYLPLLKILEYLPRGGPAEACLMRIFFATVEAILRRTFPLHPSWESTEKSRKANYRKGSNHKNLALAEFRMMVHSLFVESNASPDLASRLLFVVLAGCIGHEALPKGTKSTSNGQSVESPSLDTASNGGQPGHANKKKGPVAAFDSYVLAAACALACELQLFPLISQNNIQSSSRGTLNMANINETDSDLRNDVYPAVCHTRRFLGILEDLFSLKPSSIGASWSYGSNEIVPAAMVAAHVSELFRRSKPCMHSLSILMRCKWDKEIFNKASSLYHLIDIHGKTVASIVDKAESLEAHMLHVPDRKVSNVFYKVQRQLKWPNADTSKENAASSSSKRKEVTATEGSLKSGKARLLTNVILNESRKTVTNLPVDALDLANFLTMDGYAGFSCKAQILLRSVLAEKQELCFSVVSLLWNKLIGAPEMPMKVEGTSGQQGWRQVVDALCNVVLASPVKASTVIVLQADRDLQPWIAKDDQQSQKMLRINQRIVSLLAELLRNHDIPEALMIVASASDLLLHATDGMFVDGEACTLPQLELLEATARTVELAFDLGDSGFAIGVGLSNLLKEDVRGIPVPPYRKLAIGTINWHADLEKCIAWEVQSRRAAGLTLALLSAAAKELGCALPD
- the LOC116246362 gene encoding protein GIGANTEA-like isoform X4, which codes for MAFNTHPSSGLLPRMSNNTRHKLWLMLSILVSLLRRGFLMRLMSLFTVDLFLWAMNQMIRKRYPSKEVCLLDNVLATFVLHHPEHGHTVIHPILSCIIDGTLLYDKNDPPFSSFISLFSPKCENDYLERWALACGEILRVLSHYNRPIYKVEKQSGESERSSSGYQASTSNRHKKEDVHPLEHERKPLRPLTPWITDILLAAPLGIQSDYFRWCGGVMGKYAAGGELKPPTTAVSSQSGKHPQLMPSTPRWAVANGAGVILSVCDEEVARYETPNLTAAAVPALLLPPPTTDLDEHLIAGLPALEPYARLFHRYYAIATPSATQHLLLGLLEAPPSWSPDALDAAVQLVELLRAAEDHATGMRLPRNWMYLHFLRAIGTAMSMRAGIAADAAAALLFRILSLPSLLFPLLRHGIGVDIQHGTLGSLSSCYRKQQSDQTESQALEATIEATAQGIASLFCAHGPEVEWRICTIWEAAYGLISLSSSSIDLPEIVVATPLQPPVLSWNLYLPLLKILEYLPRGGPAEACLMRIFFATVEAILRRTFPLHPSWESTEKSRKANYRKGSNHKNLALAEFRMMVHSLFVESNASPDLASRLLFVVLAGCIGHEALPKGTKSTSNGQSVESPSLDTASNGGQPGHANKKKGPVAAFDSYVLAAACALACELQLFPLISQNNIQSSSRGTLNMANINETDSDLRNDVYPAVCHTRRFLGILEDLFSLKPSSIGASWSYGSNEIVPAAMVAAHVSELFRRSKPCMHSLSILMRCKWDKEIFNKASSLYHLIDIHGKTVASIVDKAESLEAHMLHVPDRKVSNVFYKVQRQLKWPNADTSKENAASSSSKRKEVTATEGSLKSGKARLLTNVILNESRKTVTNLPVDALDLANFLTMDGYAGFSCKAQILLRSVLAEKQELCFSVVSLLWNKLIGAPEMPMKVEGTSGQQGWRQVVDALCNVVLASPVKASTVIVLQADRDLQPWIAKDDQQSQKMLRINQRIVSLLAELLRNHDIPEALMIVASASDLLLHATDGMFVDGEACTLPQLELLEATARTVELAFDLGDSGFAIGVGLSNLLKRRRM